CGCTCCGCCTCCCACGCAGCATCCGCGCTTCGCCGCcgcccccgcgcgccgccgcgcagGTGGCGGCTTCGGCCGTGGGCGGGCTTCTGGCCCCGCTCTCGGCGCTCGAGGTCGGCCTGCGGAGCATCAACCTCGCGCCGCTGCGTCCGCCGATCGCGGCGGCGATGTCGGCGGCCGTGCGGTGGCTGGGGGTCTACCGGGAGGTTCTGCTCGTCGGGGTGCTATTCTCCTGGTTCCCCAACATCCCATGGGACCGCCAGCCCTTCTCCGCCCTTCGAGACCTCTGCGACCCCTTTCTCGCCCTCTGCCGCGAGGTCATGCCGCCCGTGTTCGGCCGCAAGCTCGATCTCAGCCCGCTCGTCGCGTTCATGGCTATAGACATCCTCATCATGATCCTTCGACCTCAGCCACGCATGTGAGGTATGTCTTGTTCTTTCTCGCTAAGATGGTTCTGCTTGAGTGTTCATGATTGTAAAAAATAAGTCACAATAAGCCATTATTTTTGTTTAGTTTCGTCAATTTTCGCGCTTATTGGAAACTATCATTGGCTTACAACGTTATGTGCTGAACAATTACGATTGCAATCTTGCCACAAGTCGCAGCAGATGAACTTACATCTTGTAGTTGGCAGTTAGATCTTGCAGTGGGGAAGTGCTACAGAGTGAAGCTTAATCCATTTGTTAACTGGTGACAAAAGACATCAAGCATATATGCTAAGTAATATTTTGGTGAAAATAAATAGAGGACGATAATATGAATTTTAAACCCATTGGTTCGAGTTATGGAAGTTGACAACTAAAATTGCATAACTACTCTTGGGTCCTTACCTATATTACTATTGAGGTTGTTTAATTGTTAGTCGCTGGGTTTTTACCTATATTACGACCAGTGTTTTTTAATTGTTACTCGTCTAGTTTTTTAATCTGTCTGTGCAGTGGCATGCGTAAATACTA
This region of Lolium perenne isolate Kyuss_39 chromosome 2, Kyuss_2.0, whole genome shotgun sequence genomic DNA includes:
- the LOC127322065 gene encoding protein COFACTOR ASSEMBLY OF COMPLEX C SUBUNIT B CCB3, chloroplastic; translated protein: MNGLLASPCTRPALFRPIPSSVTRLLPAKTLALPPLRLPRSIRASPPPPRAAAQVAASAVGGLLAPLSALEVGLRSINLAPLRPPIAAAMSAAVRWLGVYREVLLVGVLFSWFPNIPWDRQPFSALRDLCDPFLALCREVMPPVFGRKLDLSPLVAFMAIDILIMILRPQPRM